In a genomic window of Asticcacaulis sp.:
- a CDS encoding DUF6491 family protein, translated as MRNTRLILAGPAAVLAVVVVGCAATSHVERTPNPGVRSVAPAQCVSSPLETSTVIDRQTLLLVDRSGNSLVMHMTGPCMTKNEAIKLEYRGSTRVCGPLDVDITGDITTAIPMHCMVDTIEPLNKEETLAYQKAH; from the coding sequence GTGCGCAACACAAGACTGATTCTGGCGGGTCCGGCGGCGGTTCTGGCCGTCGTGGTCGTCGGCTGCGCGGCCACGTCTCACGTTGAACGGACGCCCAACCCCGGTGTCCGTTCGGTGGCGCCGGCGCAATGCGTCTCATCACCACTGGAAACCTCCACTGTGATCGACCGCCAGACCCTGCTTCTGGTCGATCGCAGCGGCAATTCGCTGGTCATGCACATGACCGGTCCATGCATGACGAAGAACGAAGCGATCAAGCTGGAATATCGTGGCAGCACCCGCGTCTGCGGGCCGCTCGATGTCGATATAACCGGCGACATCACGACAGCTATTCCCATGCACTGCATGGTCGATACGATCGAGCCGCTAAACAAGGAAGAAACATTAGCCTATCAGAAGGCGCATTAA
- a CDS encoding DUF6491 family protein codes for MAGFAIAGLMAGGLIVTACAGTPADGGDQASVQAKVAPKCLEGRNIGRKHVVDDHTLLVYDTWGNPYKMDIGGPCKSMTDFSQIGFEFNGTSQICQAHDAMLLRSENGERPVKCLINSFEPITREAAALLDKDN; via the coding sequence ATGGCGGGGTTTGCAATCGCGGGCCTGATGGCTGGTGGCCTGATCGTGACGGCCTGTGCCGGCACGCCCGCGGATGGCGGTGATCAGGCGTCGGTGCAGGCAAAAGTTGCGCCGAAATGCCTCGAAGGCCGCAATATCGGCCGCAAGCATGTGGTCGATGACCATACGCTGCTGGTTTATGATACCTGGGGTAATCCCTACAAAATGGATATCGGAGGCCCCTGCAAGTCGATGACCGATTTCTCGCAGATCGGCTTTGAATTTAACGGCACCAGTCAGATTTGCCAGGCGCATGACGCTATGCTCCTGCGGTCGGAAAACGGCGAGCGCCCGGTGAAGTGCCTGATCAACAGTTTTGAGCCGATAACCCGCGAAGCCGCGGCCTTACTGGACAAGGATAATTAA
- a CDS encoding DUF6491 family protein: MKKSTCFAALFAAALGVMAVGGVALASAGRPAPDNRPARDPRACFDSSQVRSFQTEKDDKVIIISNWNEAYELTMTPACIGLDSSFRIGIKSRGSGLNDICGPFDGEIVYSDMGDRPLKTCPIQAVRHLTPEEAAAYGVKPRADKPK; encoded by the coding sequence ATGAAGAAGTCGACCTGTTTCGCCGCCCTTTTCGCTGCCGCTCTCGGTGTCATGGCCGTGGGCGGTGTGGCGCTGGCGTCGGCCGGCCGGCCCGCGCCGGATAACAGGCCCGCCCGTGACCCGAGGGCCTGTTTCGATTCCTCGCAGGTACGCAGTTTCCAAACGGAAAAGGATGACAAGGTCATCATCATTTCCAACTGGAACGAAGCCTATGAACTGACCATGACGCCGGCCTGTATCGGTCTGGATTCCAGTTTCCGTATTGGTATCAAGTCGCGCGGCAGCGGCCTGAACGATATCTGCGGGCCGTTCGATGGTGAGATTGTTTACAGCGACATGGGCGACCGGCCGCTCAAGACTTGCCCGATACAGGCCGTGCGTCACCTGACGCCGGAAGAGGCGGCGGCCTATGGCGTCAAGCCCAGGGCTGACAAACCCAAATAA
- the mnmC gene encoding FAD-dependent 5-carboxymethylaminomethyl-2-thiouridine(34) oxidoreductase MnmC has protein sequence MRARETSPALSRPQKLAVVGAGIAGCALVHEARQLGLAVDLFEAEGIGAGASGNAAALVTPRLDAGDNDISALFADAFAYAAALYRQLCPQAILGEGVWQCEATPKDASRFERIAKQSGFAEGDLSLFAAGEAMDIPQASGIGLHTALWVRPAKILSALLGQKTVIQARITGYGLTEAGWRLETSEGAVHAGYDAVVFACGDGIFDLADYRMRYDLRPVRGQLEIVTDPVPLKSALSRGGYAIPLADGFLFGATHEREDRGDDVREADRARNLDSLARAMPERAARVADRPFQSRASIRVMTRDYLPVVGAADEGIYLLTGLGARGFCLAPLLARGLLNQIIGVPSALPRAAKNLLDPRRLLPRGDV, from the coding sequence GTGCGCGCCCGCGAAACATCACCGGCGCTTTCACGTCCTCAAAAGCTGGCGGTTGTTGGCGCCGGTATTGCCGGCTGCGCGCTAGTCCATGAAGCGCGGCAATTGGGCCTTGCCGTCGATCTCTTCGAGGCCGAGGGCATTGGCGCCGGCGCATCCGGTAATGCTGCCGCCCTGGTGACGCCGCGCCTGGATGCAGGTGACAATGACATATCGGCGCTGTTCGCCGATGCCTTCGCCTACGCCGCGGCATTGTATCGGCAATTGTGCCCTCAGGCCATTCTGGGGGAGGGGGTATGGCAATGCGAAGCCACGCCAAAAGACGCCTCGCGCTTTGAGCGGATTGCCAAGCAATCCGGTTTCGCCGAAGGCGATCTGAGTCTATTTGCTGCGGGAGAGGCAATGGATATACCTCAGGCTTCGGGCATAGGTCTCCATACGGCCCTGTGGGTCAGGCCCGCTAAAATCCTGTCGGCACTTTTGGGGCAGAAAACCGTAATACAGGCGCGGATCACTGGCTACGGCCTGACAGAGGCAGGCTGGCGGCTTGAAACCTCTGAGGGGGCGGTTCATGCGGGCTATGACGCCGTCGTCTTCGCTTGCGGTGACGGCATCTTCGATCTGGCGGATTATCGGATGCGCTACGATCTGCGGCCGGTGCGCGGACAGCTCGAAATTGTAACCGATCCTGTACCGCTTAAAAGCGCCTTGAGCCGGGGTGGTTATGCTATTCCGCTGGCGGATGGCTTTCTTTTTGGCGCTACCCACGAACGCGAAGATCGCGGGGATGATGTGCGCGAGGCCGATCGTGCGCGCAATCTCGACAGCCTCGCCAGGGCCATGCCTGAGCGTGCCGCCCGTGTAGCCGACCGTCCATTCCAGTCCCGCGCCTCCATTCGGGTCATGACGCGCGACTACCTGCCGGTCGTGGGAGCGGCGGATGAAGGCATTTATCTGTTGACCGGTCTGGGCGCGCGTGGGTTCTGCCTGGCGCCGCTACTGGCCAGGGGCTTGCTAAATCAGATTATCGGCGTACCGTCCGCCCTGCCGCGTGCGGCAAAAAATTTGCTCGATCCGCGACGCCTTTTGCCGCGGGGCGACGTATAA
- the motA gene encoding flagellar motor stator protein MotA — protein MFQIIGIVCLFAMVFGSYIISGGNMAPILHALPHELMAIGGAAIGATLISNSVTTLKGMGGGMGKVFGGTKWKASDYRDLLSLLFLLTKTMKSKGVIALESHIEKPHDSTIFNRFPKIVKDHFATDFICDTLRMMTMNLEDPHQVEDAMEKQLEKHHHEALHPAHAMQSLSDALPALGIVAAVLGVVKTMGSITEPPEILGSMIGGALVGTFLGILLSYGLVGPFAARMSGVIEEDSSFYKIIQSVLVAHLHGNAAQISVEIGRGSIPSQLQPSFLEMEEALNNIPAEGAAA, from the coding sequence ATGTTTCAGATTATCGGTATTGTCTGCCTGTTCGCCATGGTGTTCGGCAGCTACATCATTTCCGGCGGCAATATGGCGCCGATTCTCCACGCCCTGCCGCACGAACTGATGGCCATTGGCGGCGCCGCCATTGGCGCCACCCTGATCTCCAATAGCGTGACCACCCTGAAGGGCATGGGCGGCGGCATGGGGAAGGTGTTCGGCGGCACGAAATGGAAGGCGAGCGATTACCGCGACCTGCTGTCTCTGCTGTTCCTGCTGACCAAGACGATGAAATCCAAGGGCGTCATCGCGCTGGAAAGTCATATCGAAAAGCCACACGATTCGACGATTTTCAACCGTTTCCCCAAGATCGTTAAGGATCACTTCGCCACAGATTTCATCTGCGATACGCTGCGCATGATGACCATGAACCTCGAAGACCCGCACCAGGTCGAGGATGCCATGGAAAAGCAGCTTGAAAAGCATCACCACGAGGCCCTGCATCCGGCCCACGCCATGCAGTCGCTGTCCGACGCCCTGCCGGCACTCGGCATCGTCGCCGCCGTTCTGGGGGTCGTCAAGACCATGGGCTCGATCACCGAACCGCCGGAAATTCTCGGTTCCATGATCGGCGGCGCGCTGGTCGGGACCTTCCTCGGCATCCTGCTGTCATATGGCCTGGTCGGGCCGTTCGCCGCCCGCATGAGCGGTGTCATCGAGGAGGATTCGTCTTTCTACAAGATTATCCAGTCGGTGCTTGTGGCGCACCTGCATGGCAATGCGGCGCAGATATCGGTGGAAATCGGCCGCGGCAGCATTCCTTCGCAGTTGCAACCCAGTTTCCTGGAAATGGAAGAAGCGCTCAATAATATCCCGGCCGAAGGCGCGGCGGCATAA
- a CDS encoding lytic murein transglycosylase: MRLRYISLFAILTACSTATPQPAPTPVTPPVPEASATSSSFASASEAATPAPAATTPLPANATFDDWKQSFIAKAAGQGFDPMFTAQVLSNVTPQASVTSSDSQQPEFSKPASSYIRQTVTDSRFAAARARLDANPNVPEIVRTSGVPAEVLGGIWTMESDLGRVQGNIDVVSALATLAYNGRRRDWAESELIACLKILRDSGISRDTLKGSWAGAMGQTQFLPDNYLTLGVDGDHDAKVDIWGSDSDALASSANLLAKAGWKPDEEWAVEVMLPVGFDYYLAETAKKTPTEWAALGVKRADGGYWKPAEVSEPATILLPSGAKGPAWLALPNHYVIRKYNNSTAYALAVGFLADGIAGKPGPVTPWPVEPPLSLNQRLKSQEALKAAGFDPGVIDGVIGVGTRSAIREWQRANHLTADGYLSFDLANQFVVMTGGVAETR, from the coding sequence ATGCGGTTACGTTACATCAGCCTGTTCGCCATTCTGACCGCGTGCAGCACGGCCACGCCGCAGCCGGCGCCGACGCCCGTAACGCCGCCAGTGCCCGAGGCTTCCGCCACTTCGTCTTCCTTCGCATCCGCCAGTGAAGCGGCCACGCCCGCGCCCGCTGCGACAACGCCCTTGCCGGCCAATGCGACCTTTGATGACTGGAAGCAAAGCTTTATCGCCAAAGCGGCCGGGCAGGGCTTCGACCCGATGTTCACGGCCCAGGTGCTGAGCAATGTCACCCCCCAGGCCAGTGTCACGTCATCCGATTCGCAGCAGCCGGAATTTTCCAAGCCGGCCAGTTCCTATATCCGGCAGACCGTTACCGATTCCCGTTTCGCCGCGGCCCGTGCGCGGCTGGATGCCAATCCCAATGTGCCGGAGATCGTGCGCACCTCCGGCGTGCCGGCCGAGGTGCTGGGCGGCATCTGGACCATGGAGAGCGATCTCGGCCGCGTTCAGGGCAATATAGATGTGGTGTCGGCCCTGGCGACCCTGGCCTATAATGGCCGCCGCCGTGACTGGGCTGAAAGTGAACTGATCGCCTGCCTTAAGATCCTGCGCGATTCCGGCATCAGCCGCGACACGCTGAAAGGCTCGTGGGCCGGTGCGATGGGCCAGACCCAGTTCCTGCCGGATAATTACCTGACACTTGGCGTCGACGGTGATCATGACGCCAAGGTGGATATATGGGGCTCGGATTCCGATGCCCTGGCCTCATCGGCAAACCTGCTGGCTAAAGCCGGCTGGAAGCCGGACGAAGAGTGGGCAGTCGAGGTCATGCTGCCGGTCGGGTTCGACTACTATCTGGCCGAAACGGCGAAAAAGACGCCGACCGAATGGGCGGCGCTGGGTGTCAAGCGCGCCGATGGCGGCTACTGGAAGCCGGCCGAAGTGTCGGAGCCGGCCACGATCCTTCTGCCTTCGGGCGCGAAGGGGCCGGCCTGGCTCGCCCTGCCCAACCACTATGTCATCCGTAAGTACAATAATTCCACCGCCTATGCCCTGGCGGTCGGTTTCCTGGCGGATGGTATCGCCGGCAAGCCGGGGCCGGTGACACCGTGGCCGGTCGAGCCGCCGCTCAGCCTCAATCAGCGCCTCAAATCGCAGGAAGCGCTCAAGGCCGCCGGATTCGACCCCGGCGTTATCGATGGCGTGATCGGCGTCGGCACACGTTCCGCCATCCGTGAATGGCAAAGGGCCAACCACCTGACGGCGGATGGCTATCTCAGCTTTGACCTGGCCAACCAGTTTGTCGTCATGACCGGCGGCGTCGCCGAAACGAGATGA
- the ykgO gene encoding type B 50S ribosomal protein L36 has product MKVRSSLKSLKGRHRDCKIVRRKGIVYVINKTDPRFKAKQG; this is encoded by the coding sequence ATGAAAGTCCGCAGCTCGCTCAAGTCGCTCAAGGGTCGTCACCGCGATTGCAAGATCGTGCGCCGCAAGGGCATCGTCTATGTCATCAACAAGACCGATCCGCGCTTCAAGGCCAAGCAAGGCTAA
- a CDS encoding DUF2312 domain-containing protein, whose amino-acid sequence MVKRTAFTGYPPWPTTPPLSFSADDVISGAAQTRLRTIIERIERLEEDKAGIMGDIKEVYDEAKGEGFDVKILRKVVSLRKKDKVKRDEEETILDLYLTAIGDR is encoded by the coding sequence ATGGTTAAACGAACCGCTTTTACAGGATATCCGCCATGGCCGACGACGCCCCCCCTCTCCTTCTCCGCCGATGATGTCATTTCCGGCGCCGCCCAAACCCGCCTTCGTACCATCATAGAGCGCATCGAACGCCTTGAAGAAGACAAGGCCGGCATCATGGGCGACATCAAGGAAGTCTACGACGAAGCCAAGGGCGAAGGCTTCGATGTCAAGATTCTGCGCAAGGTCGTTTCCTTGCGCAAGAAGGACAAGGTCAAGCGCGACGAGGAAGAAACCATCCTCGACCTCTATCTGACCGCGATCGGCGACCGCTAA
- a CDS encoding MFS transporter, with product MVLVGVLSSVFVFIPKDQIGLMYALQIAIGLCLGPKSPLTFSMYADCADYNEYKTGRRATAMTFAAATFSQKLGGALASFVIASVLASLGYVANQAQTGASQTGIVLLISVVPGALALLAAIIMCFYNLTDKRLAEIQAALAERKAQS from the coding sequence ATGGTGCTGGTGGGCGTCCTGTCCTCAGTTTTCGTATTCATCCCCAAAGACCAGATCGGCCTGATGTATGCTCTGCAAATTGCCATCGGCCTGTGCCTGGGGCCGAAATCGCCCCTAACCTTTTCGATGTATGCCGATTGCGCCGACTATAATGAATACAAGACCGGCCGCCGCGCCACCGCCATGACCTTCGCCGCCGCCACCTTCTCGCAGAAGCTGGGCGGCGCCCTGGCCTCATTTGTCATCGCCAGCGTCCTGGCCAGCCTGGGCTATGTCGCCAACCAGGCGCAGACCGGCGCCTCCCAGACCGGCATTGTCCTGCTGATCAGCGTAGTGCCCGGCGCCCTGGCCCTGCTGGCTGCCATCATCATGTGCTTCTATAACCTGACCGATAAACGCCTGGCCGAGATCCAGGCCGCTCTTGCCGAACGGAAAGCCCAATCGTGA
- a CDS encoding glycosyltransferase 36 → MSLIDFSAEHCILTSPTALPLAAGFLWNPHMMIHMTARGYATAQFMQPEPSKYARAQIMEAKHFMLPEQGTYAHHPGRFFYVKDRETGSLFSAPYEPVRAPVEAFAFEVTPTDIRWTVDRPGLRVEITLTLPVDDACELWEVRLTNSGKRDRKISFYPAFPLGLMSWMNQSATYDPALGGIIADCVTPYQKIEDYFKNKALKDKVILLSERAPLAFETRQARFEGEGGLHKPDAVTAAQMADGVALYENPIAAMQFDHDLAKDESVSHRFLFAPAFDEAEIARLKSLYLSETGFAKARDAYAAYMSAGAKAINIDTPDPHLDAFVNTWLPRQVYYHGDTNRLSTDPQTRNFLQDAIGSVYVKPETARKTLLKALSQQHANGSMPDGIRMYDGAELKYINTVPHTDHSVWLALLMEAYLDETDDYAVLDELVTDKETGEARTVRDRISAANQWLIQAVDHRGLNFIDQGDWNDPMNMVGWKGKGVSGWLSLATAHSLRLWSQILARDSRDGSAFAWAAKAFNEAMNTHLWDGDWYGRGITDDDVKFGIKADVEGRIYLNPQSFALMSGAADAGKQQRMVTAIADQMETPYGVEMIAPAYTHMREDVGRLTQKFPGVAENGSVYNHAAIFYIYSLYQVNEPAKAFELLRKMLTGPNDEDYLRRGQLPVFVPNYYRGAHRQHPEASGRSSHLFNTGTASWLYRSVIEGLFGLKGSREGLCIRPQLPETWPSARVTRHFRGATFEIRITRGTPGLTVDGQAIPGDTLTDIVAGKTYHVQVSV, encoded by the coding sequence GTGAGCCTAATAGACTTCTCCGCCGAACATTGCATTCTAACCAGCCCTACCGCCCTGCCGCTCGCCGCCGGCTTCCTGTGGAACCCGCACATGATGATCCACATGACGGCGCGCGGCTATGCCACAGCGCAGTTCATGCAGCCGGAGCCATCGAAATACGCCCGCGCGCAGATCATGGAGGCGAAGCACTTCATGCTGCCGGAACAGGGCACCTATGCCCATCATCCCGGCCGCTTTTTTTACGTCAAGGACCGCGAAACCGGCAGCCTGTTTTCTGCGCCCTATGAGCCGGTGCGCGCCCCGGTCGAGGCATTCGCCTTCGAGGTGACACCAACCGATATCCGCTGGACGGTCGATCGCCCCGGTCTGCGCGTGGAGATCACCCTCACCCTGCCGGTCGATGACGCCTGCGAGCTTTGGGAAGTGCGCCTGACCAACAGCGGCAAGCGTGACCGCAAGATCAGCTTCTACCCCGCCTTCCCGCTTGGCCTAATGAGCTGGATGAATCAGTCGGCGACCTATGATCCGGCGCTTGGCGGCATAATCGCCGACTGCGTAACGCCTTACCAGAAGATTGAAGATTACTTCAAAAACAAAGCACTAAAGGATAAGGTTATCCTGCTGAGTGAACGGGCGCCCCTGGCCTTCGAGACCCGCCAGGCGCGCTTTGAAGGCGAAGGCGGACTACATAAACCCGATGCCGTCACGGCCGCGCAGATGGCGGATGGCGTGGCGCTGTATGAAAATCCGATCGCGGCGATGCAGTTCGACCACGATCTGGCGAAAGACGAAAGCGTCAGCCACCGCTTTCTGTTCGCTCCGGCTTTCGATGAGGCCGAAATCGCCCGCCTGAAGTCGCTCTATCTCTCCGAAACCGGATTTGCGAAGGCCCGCGACGCCTATGCCGCCTATATGTCGGCCGGCGCGAAGGCGATCAATATTGATACGCCCGATCCGCATCTGGATGCCTTCGTCAACACCTGGCTGCCGCGCCAGGTCTATTATCATGGCGACACCAACCGGCTGAGTACCGATCCGCAGACACGCAACTTCCTGCAGGACGCCATCGGCAGCGTGTACGTCAAGCCCGAAACCGCCCGGAAAACCCTGCTCAAGGCGCTTTCACAACAGCACGCCAATGGCTCCATGCCCGATGGCATCCGCATGTATGACGGCGCCGAACTGAAATACATCAATACGGTGCCGCATACCGACCACAGCGTCTGGCTGGCCCTGCTGATGGAAGCCTATCTCGACGAGACCGACGACTACGCCGTGCTCGACGAATTGGTGACCGATAAGGAAACCGGCGAGGCCCGCACGGTACGCGACCGGATTTCCGCCGCCAATCAATGGTTGATCCAGGCGGTCGATCATCGCGGCCTCAACTTCATCGATCAGGGTGACTGGAACGACCCGATGAACATGGTCGGCTGGAAAGGCAAAGGGGTTTCCGGTTGGCTGTCCTTGGCCACGGCGCATTCGCTTCGCCTGTGGTCGCAGATCCTGGCGCGCGATAGCCGGGATGGCAGCGCCTTTGCCTGGGCCGCGAAGGCTTTCAATGAGGCCATGAATACGCACCTGTGGGATGGCGACTGGTACGGGCGCGGCATTACCGATGACGATGTGAAATTCGGCATCAAGGCCGATGTCGAGGGCCGCATCTATCTCAATCCGCAGAGCTTCGCCCTGATGAGCGGCGCGGCTGATGCCGGCAAGCAGCAGCGCATGGTGACCGCCATCGCCGACCAGATGGAGACGCCCTATGGCGTCGAAATGATCGCGCCGGCCTATACGCACATGCGCGAGGATGTCGGGCGACTGACGCAGAAATTCCCCGGCGTGGCCGAAAACGGCTCGGTCTATAACCACGCCGCCATCTTCTATATCTATTCATTGTATCAGGTGAATGAACCGGCAAAAGCCTTTGAACTGTTACGTAAAATGCTGACCGGTCCGAACGATGAAGATTACCTGCGACGCGGGCAGTTGCCTGTTTTCGTGCCCAACTATTACCGCGGCGCGCACCGCCAGCATCCGGAAGCCTCCGGCCGCTCATCGCACCTGTTCAATACCGGCACAGCATCGTGGCTTTATCGCAGCGTCATCGAAGGTCTGTTCGGTCTGAAAGGCAGCCGCGAGGGCCTGTGTATCCGGCCGCAACTGCCGGAGACCTGGCCATCGGCGCGCGTAACCCGGCACTTCCGGGGCGCGACATTCGAGATCAGGATCACACGCGGCACGCCCGGCCTAACGGTGGATGGACAGGCCATCCCCGGCGACACCCTTACCGATATCGTCGCCGGGAAAACCTATCATGTACAGGTCAGCGTTTAG
- a CDS encoding lactonase family protein yields MTRTSFTPDRRMFLGGTTATLFMPALAHAEEADLNLFVGTYSSDSAKGIYPLTYKAATDSWTLGSAIPAIENVSFGAYSPASKHYYLLNEKDDGRIGVYDQSWMQSYEVSSQGAAPCYAAVDPTGRYLAVANYSSGNIVVFKIGAGGVLEQPPVNRQNTGTGPNKDRQEGPHAHWVQFHGDHIYSVDLGTDQILGYRFDAASGKVGEAFEAFHAPGGAGPRHLAFHPDGVHAFLVTELSSVVIALKKAANGRFEAIQTIRPLPESFTGESFCAHITLNAAADRLYVSNRGHNSIAVFDVAADGRLTLRQISPTLGNWPRFFALYEAQERLVVAHQKSNDLVVFAVNDDGTLTPKNQKIDVSIPVFIGAVA; encoded by the coding sequence ATGACCCGCACATCCTTTACACCTGATCGCAGGATGTTCCTGGGCGGTACGACGGCGACCCTGTTCATGCCGGCCCTGGCCCATGCAGAGGAGGCGGATTTGAACCTGTTTGTCGGCACCTATAGCTCAGATAGCGCGAAAGGCATCTATCCGCTGACTTATAAAGCCGCGACCGATAGCTGGACATTGGGAAGCGCCATTCCGGCTATCGAAAATGTCTCGTTCGGGGCTTACAGCCCGGCCTCGAAACACTATTACTTGCTGAATGAAAAGGATGACGGCCGCATCGGTGTCTATGATCAATCATGGATGCAAAGCTATGAGGTCTCCAGCCAGGGCGCCGCCCCCTGTTATGCGGCGGTCGATCCGACGGGCAGGTATCTGGCCGTGGCTAATTACTCTTCAGGCAATATTGTCGTTTTCAAAATCGGTGCGGGAGGCGTTTTGGAACAGCCGCCCGTCAATCGCCAGAACACCGGCACTGGCCCGAACAAGGACCGTCAGGAAGGGCCGCACGCCCACTGGGTTCAGTTCCATGGCGACCACATTTACAGCGTCGATCTCGGCACTGACCAGATCCTCGGCTACAGGTTTGACGCGGCCAGCGGCAAGGTCGGGGAGGCGTTCGAGGCATTCCATGCGCCGGGCGGTGCCGGGCCGCGCCATCTGGCTTTCCATCCGGATGGTGTCCACGCCTTTCTGGTGACGGAGCTGAGCAGCGTGGTTATTGCTCTGAAAAAGGCGGCGAACGGCCGGTTTGAAGCCATCCAGACCATCCGCCCGCTGCCGGAGAGTTTCACGGGCGAGAGTTTTTGTGCCCATATCACACTGAATGCCGCCGCTGACCGGCTTTATGTCTCCAATCGCGGCCATAACAGCATCGCTGTTTTCGATGTGGCCGCAGACGGACGCCTGACCCTGCGCCAGATATCACCGACGCTCGGCAACTGGCCGCGGTTCTTTGCGCTTTACGAAGCACAAGAGCGTCTGGTGGTGGCGCACCAGAAGAGCAATGATCTTGTCGTGTTCGCGGTCAATGACGATGGCACTCTGACGCCGAAAAACCAGAAGATCGACGTATCGATCCCGGTCTTTATCGGCGCGGTGGCCTAA
- a CDS encoding glycoside-pentoside-hexuronide (GPH):cation symporter, whose product MPPISSDKAALHAYEPIRIREIASYSLGDAGFNLYWAPMSAFLMIYLSDVVGLTLVSISTLLIAMRLVSAFADPVFGAIADRTRTTYGRYRPWFLWLCLPLAASAIMFFSITNAPAEARLIGAYVGLILMNLIYTAANTAYNALSGVITPDSAQRELIMSSRFGAAFLSAVFITWITPRFIDWAGRGNAALGWQFVMTIYGVIAVAILVNLFLQTHERFASNAPPNANPLLDAAELFRNRPWVILFGLAGVVMAASMLRTSISPYFMKTYAGRPDLVVSFLMTFTLGLAAGSVGVAFVTRLISRQASIALMLGLIALSGLGLYLCGPHQILLMFALQAVSGAAFGFIGTLTFAMYADTADFNAWKTGHRATAMTYSMIMFSKKVGAAGAAAFIGWALAGYAANLPVSPLILDNIRLLMGLAPAILALVGIGIIALYDLTPEKVVKLQAQLLGGLGRSESSQLP is encoded by the coding sequence ATGCCACCCATTTCCAGCGACAAGGCGGCCCTGCACGCCTACGAACCGATACGGATCAGAGAGATCGCCAGCTACAGCCTGGGCGATGCCGGTTTCAACCTGTACTGGGCACCGATGTCCGCTTTCCTGATGATCTATCTCAGCGATGTGGTGGGCCTGACCCTTGTCAGCATTTCCACTCTTCTGATCGCCATGCGCCTGGTCAGCGCCTTTGCTGATCCGGTATTCGGCGCCATCGCCGATCGCACCCGAACGACCTATGGCCGCTATCGCCCCTGGTTCCTGTGGCTCTGTCTGCCCCTGGCAGCTTCCGCCATCATGTTCTTTTCCATCACCAATGCGCCCGCGGAAGCGCGCCTGATTGGCGCCTATGTCGGCCTGATCCTGATGAACCTGATCTATACGGCGGCCAATACCGCCTATAACGCCCTGTCCGGCGTGATCACGCCCGATTCCGCCCAGCGCGAACTGATCATGAGTTCGCGCTTCGGTGCGGCCTTCCTCAGCGCTGTCTTCATTACCTGGATCACGCCAAGGTTCATCGATTGGGCCGGCCGCGGCAATGCGGCACTCGGTTGGCAATTCGTCATGACCATCTATGGCGTCATTGCCGTCGCCATCCTGGTCAACCTGTTCCTGCAAACGCACGAACGCTTTGCCTCCAACGCGCCTCCCAATGCCAACCCGCTGCTTGATGCCGCCGAACTGTTCAGGAACCGTCCGTGGGTAATCCTGTTCGGCCTGGCCGGCGTGGTGATGGCCGCTTCCATGCTGCGCACGTCGATATCGCCCTATTTCATGAAAACCTATGCCGGCCGTCCCGACCTGGTCGTCAGCTTCCTGATGACCTTTACCCTGGGTCTGGCTGCGGGTTCCGTCGGCGTGGCCTTCGTGACCCGCCTGATATCACGCCAGGCATCGATCGCCCTTATGCTGGGTCTTATTGCCCTGTCGGGGCTGGGCCTCTATCTCTGCGGACCGCACCAGATTCTCCTGATGTTTGCCCTGCAGGCGGTCAGCGGCGCCGCCTTTGGCTTCATCGGCACCCTGACCTTCGCCATGTATGCCGATACGGCTGATTTCAATGCCTGGAAAACCGGGCACCGCGCCACGGCCATGACCTATTCGATGATCATGTTCTCGAAAAAGGTCGGGGCGGCGGGCGCCGCCGCCTTTATCGGCTGGGCACTGGCGGGCTATGCCGCCAACCTGCCAGTCTCGCCACTTATACTGGACAATATTCGCCTGCTCATGGGGCTGGCCCCCGCCATTCTGGCCCTGGTCGGCATCGGCATTATCGCCCTGTATGACCTGACGCCGGAAAAGGTCGTCAAGCTTCAGGCGCAATTGCTGGGCGGCCTTGGCCGGTCAGAATCTAGCCAGCTTCCTTGA